From the Pseudomonas putida genome, one window contains:
- the dnaE gene encoding DNA polymerase III subunit alpha: MSVPFVHLRVHSEFSLVDGLVRIKPLAKALAGMNMPAVAITDQSNMCSLVKFYKTAMGAGIKPICGADLWLAGADPEAPLSRICFLAMDPKGYRNLTELISRGWTDGQRNGLVILQREWIAPASEGLIALSAGKEGDIGMALMNGRQDEAEALLRDWMGMFPERFYVEVQRTNRAGDEEYVHAAVALADQLAAPLVATNDVRFIKQSDFDAHETRVCIGEGWTLDDPRRPRGYSDQQYLKSAEEMAELFSDLPDAIANTVEIAKRCNIQVQLGKYFLPDFPTPNGMGIDDYLRHVSHEGLEERLAVLWPKETTPNYEEKRQVYLDRLKFELDIIIQMGFPGYFLIVMDFIKWAKNNDVPVGPGRGSGAGSLVAYVLKITDLDPLAYDLLFERFLNPERISMPDFDVDFCMDGRDRVIDYVAEAYGRNAVSQIITFGTMAAKAVVRDVARVQGKSYGLADRLSKMIPFEVGMTLEKAYEQEEILRDFLKGDEDAREIWDMALKLEGVTRGTGKHAGGVVIAPTKLTDFSPIACDEEGGGLVTQFDKDDVEAAGLVKFDFLGLRTLTIIKWAMEIINREQAKQNLPDLNIDFIPLDDRKTYELLQKAETTAVFQLESRGMKELIKKLKPDCLEDLIALVALFRPGPLQSGMVDDFINRKHGRAELAYPHSDYQYEGLKPVLAPTYGIILYQEQVMQIAQVMAGYTLGGADMLRRAMGKKKPEEMAKQRGGFIEGCVANNIDADLAGNIFDLVEKFAGYGFNKSHSAAYGLVSYQTAWLKTHHPAPFMAAVLSADMHNTDKVVVLVEEVRSMKLRLDAPDVNFSDFKFTVNNDGRIVYGLGAIKGVGEGPVEAIVEARAQGGPFKDLFDFCERIDLKRVNKRTLDALIRSGALDRLGPHFHDEIKAYQANIDINRATLLSALGEAIKAAEQAAHTADSGHVDLFGGMFDEADVDVYANHRKVRELTLKERLKGEKDTLGLYLTGHPIDEYETEIRRFARQRIIDLKPSRETQTIAGMIIALRVMKNKKGDKMGFVTLDDRSGRIEASLFADSYMAAQSLLQTDAMVVVEGEVSNDDFSGGLRLRVKQVMTMEDARTKLAESLRLKVAHEALKGDRLKWLGELITRHRGACPITLEYTGSDAKAMLQFGEQWKIDPADGLIQALRDQFGRENVFLQYR, from the coding sequence ATGTCGGTTCCCTTCGTTCACCTGCGCGTCCACTCCGAATTCTCGCTGGTCGACGGCCTGGTGCGGATCAAGCCGCTGGCCAAGGCGCTGGCGGGGATGAACATGCCGGCGGTGGCGATCACCGACCAGAGCAACATGTGCTCGCTGGTGAAGTTCTACAAGACTGCCATGGGCGCCGGGATCAAGCCGATCTGCGGTGCTGACCTGTGGCTGGCCGGCGCCGACCCGGAAGCACCGCTGTCGCGCATTTGTTTCCTGGCCATGGACCCGAAGGGCTATCGCAACCTCACCGAGTTGATCTCCCGTGGCTGGACCGACGGCCAGCGCAATGGCCTGGTGATCCTTCAGCGTGAGTGGATCGCCCCCGCCAGCGAAGGGCTGATTGCCCTCTCCGCAGGCAAAGAAGGCGATATCGGCATGGCCCTGATGAATGGTCGCCAGGATGAAGCCGAAGCCTTGCTGCGCGACTGGATGGGCATGTTCCCGGAGCGCTTCTACGTCGAAGTGCAGCGCACCAACCGCGCCGGCGACGAAGAGTACGTGCACGCCGCCGTGGCCCTGGCCGATCAGCTCGCCGCGCCACTGGTCGCCACCAACGACGTGCGCTTCATCAAGCAGTCCGACTTCGACGCCCACGAAACCCGCGTTTGCATCGGCGAGGGCTGGACCCTCGACGATCCGCGGCGCCCGCGTGGCTACAGCGACCAGCAGTACCTGAAATCGGCCGAGGAAATGGCCGAGTTGTTCAGCGACCTGCCCGACGCCATTGCCAACACCGTCGAGATTGCCAAGCGTTGCAACATCCAGGTGCAATTGGGCAAATACTTCCTGCCCGATTTCCCGACGCCCAACGGCATGGGCATCGACGATTACCTGCGCCACGTCTCCCACGAAGGCCTGGAAGAGCGCCTGGCGGTGCTCTGGCCGAAAGAGACCACGCCGAATTACGAAGAGAAGCGCCAGGTCTACCTGGACCGCCTGAAGTTCGAACTGGACATCATCATCCAGATGGGCTTCCCCGGTTACTTCCTGATCGTTATGGACTTCATCAAGTGGGCCAAGAACAACGACGTGCCGGTGGGCCCGGGGCGGGGCTCGGGTGCGGGCTCGTTGGTGGCCTACGTGCTGAAGATCACCGACCTCGACCCGCTGGCCTACGACCTGCTGTTCGAGCGCTTCCTCAACCCTGAACGTATTTCCATGCCCGACTTCGACGTCGACTTCTGCATGGACGGCCGTGACCGGGTGATCGATTACGTGGCCGAAGCCTATGGCCGCAACGCCGTGAGCCAGATCATCACCTTCGGCACAATGGCCGCCAAGGCGGTGGTGCGCGACGTGGCGCGGGTGCAGGGCAAGTCCTACGGCCTGGCCGACCGCCTGTCGAAGATGATCCCGTTCGAAGTGGGCATGACCCTGGAGAAAGCCTACGAGCAGGAAGAGATCCTGCGCGACTTCCTCAAGGGCGACGAGGATGCCCGCGAGATCTGGGACATGGCGCTCAAGCTCGAAGGTGTCACCCGTGGTACCGGCAAGCACGCCGGTGGTGTGGTAATCGCCCCGACCAAGCTCACCGACTTCTCGCCGATCGCCTGTGACGAAGAGGGCGGCGGCCTGGTGACCCAGTTCGACAAGGACGACGTCGAGGCTGCGGGCCTTGTGAAGTTCGACTTCCTCGGCCTGCGTACCCTGACCATCATCAAGTGGGCGATGGAGATCATCAACCGCGAGCAGGCCAAGCAGAACCTGCCTGACCTGAACATCGACTTCATCCCGCTGGACGACCGCAAGACCTACGAGCTGCTGCAGAAGGCCGAGACCACGGCGGTGTTCCAGCTCGAATCCCGCGGCATGAAAGAGCTGATCAAGAAGCTCAAGCCCGACTGCCTGGAAGACCTCATCGCACTGGTGGCACTGTTCCGGCCGGGCCCGCTGCAGTCGGGCATGGTGGACGACTTCATCAACCGCAAGCACGGCCGCGCCGAACTGGCCTACCCGCACTCCGACTACCAGTACGAAGGCCTCAAGCCGGTACTGGCACCGACCTATGGCATCATCCTGTACCAGGAACAGGTGATGCAGATCGCCCAGGTGATGGCGGGCTACACCCTTGGTGGCGCCGACATGCTGCGTCGAGCCATGGGTAAGAAAAAGCCCGAAGAGATGGCCAAGCAGCGCGGTGGTTTCATCGAAGGTTGCGTCGCCAACAATATCGATGCGGATCTGGCCGGTAACATCTTCGACCTGGTAGAAAAGTTCGCCGGTTACGGCTTCAACAAATCCCACTCCGCCGCCTATGGCCTGGTGTCGTACCAGACCGCCTGGCTGAAGACCCACCACCCGGCGCCGTTCATGGCGGCGGTGCTGTCGGCGGACATGCACAACACCGACAAGGTGGTGGTGCTGGTCGAGGAAGTGCGCAGCATGAAGCTGCGCCTCGATGCGCCGGACGTGAACTTCTCCGACTTCAAGTTCACTGTCAACAACGACGGCCGCATCGTCTACGGCCTGGGTGCGATCAAGGGTGTCGGCGAAGGCCCGGTGGAGGCCATCGTCGAGGCGCGTGCCCAGGGCGGGCCGTTCAAGGACCTGTTCGACTTCTGCGAGCGTATCGACCTCAAGCGGGTCAACAAGCGTACCCTCGATGCATTGATCCGCAGCGGTGCGCTGGACCGCCTGGGCCCGCATTTCCATGATGAGATCAAGGCCTATCAGGCCAATATCGACATCAACCGTGCGACCTTGCTGTCTGCCCTGGGCGAGGCCATCAAGGCCGCCGAGCAGGCGGCCCATACGGCTGACAGTGGTCACGTCGACCTGTTCGGTGGCATGTTCGACGAGGCGGATGTCGACGTTTACGCCAACCATCGCAAGGTGCGCGAACTGACCCTCAAGGAGCGCCTGAAGGGCGAGAAGGACACCCTGGGCCTGTATCTCACCGGTCACCCGATCGACGAGTACGAAACCGAAATTCGCCGTTTCGCCCGCCAGCGCATCATCGACCTCAAGCCGTCGCGCGAGACCCAGACCATCGCCGGGATGATCATTGCCCTGCGGGTGATGAAGAACAAGAAGGGCGACAAGATGGGCTTCGTGACTCTGGACGACCGTTCCGGGCGCATCGAAGCCTCGCTGTTTGCCGATTCCTACATGGCAGCACAGTCCTTGCTGCAGACCGATGCCATGGTGGTGGTCGAGGGTGAGGTCAGCAACGACGATTTCTCCGGTGGCCTGCGTCTGCGGGTGAAGCAGGTGATGACCATGGAGGACGCACGCACCAAACTGGCCGAGAGCCTGCGCCTGAAAGTGGCACACGAAGCGCTCAAGGGCGACCGCCTGAAGTGGCTGGGCGAGCTGATCACCCGTCACCGCGGGGCTTGCCCGATCACGCTGGAGTACACCGGCAGCGACGCCAAGGCCATGTTGCAGTTCGGCGAGCAGTGGAAGATCGACCCGGCCGATGGCCTGATTCAGGCACTGCGTGACCAGTTCGGGCGTGAGAACGTCTTCCTGCAATATCGTTGA
- the rnhB gene encoding ribonuclease HII encodes MQIGLDFNLVEDLVAGVDEVGRGPLCGAVVTAAVILDPARPILGLNDSKKLTEAKREALFDEICEKALSFCIARAEVEEIDRLNILQATMLAMQRAVEGLHVTPKLALIDGNRCPKLAVPAAPVVKGDSQVPAIAAASILAKVTRDREMSAFELIYPGYGIGGHKGYPTPVHLEALARLGPTPIHRRSFGPVRAAWEAREGITDALI; translated from the coding sequence ATGCAGATTGGACTGGACTTCAACCTGGTCGAAGACCTGGTCGCCGGCGTCGACGAAGTCGGCCGCGGCCCGCTGTGCGGAGCGGTGGTCACGGCGGCGGTGATCCTCGACCCAGCTCGGCCGATTCTGGGCCTGAACGACTCGAAGAAACTCACCGAAGCCAAGCGCGAGGCGCTGTTCGACGAGATCTGCGAAAAAGCCCTGAGCTTCTGCATCGCCCGCGCCGAAGTCGAGGAAATCGACCGGCTGAACATCCTGCAGGCCACCATGCTGGCCATGCAGCGAGCGGTGGAAGGGCTGCACGTGACGCCGAAGTTGGCCCTGATCGACGGTAACCGCTGCCCGAAACTGGCGGTGCCGGCTGCACCGGTGGTCAAGGGCGATAGCCAGGTGCCGGCAATCGCTGCCGCCTCGATCCTGGCCAAGGTGACCCGCGACCGGGAAATGAGTGCGTTCGAGCTGATCTACCCAGGCTACGGGATTGGCGGGCATAAAGGCTATCCAACGCCTGTGCACCTCGAAGCCCTTGCGCGCCTGGGCCCCACGCCCATTCACCGGCGCTCGTTCGGCCCGGTTCGGGCCGCCTGGGAAGCCCGCGAAGGCATCACCGACGCGTTGATCTGA
- the lpxB gene encoding lipid-A-disaccharide synthase: MAQLCVALVAGEASGDILGSGLMRALKARHPDVRFIGVGGPLMEAEGLQSYFPMERLAVMGLVEVLGRLRELLKRRKVLIQTLIDEKPDVFIGIDAPDFTLNIELKLRQAGIKTVHYVSPSVWAWRQKRVLKIREGCDLMLTLLPFEARFYEEQGVPVRFVGHPLADTIPLTADRQAARNELGLADGPVVALMPGSRGGEVGRLGALFLDAAQRLRELVPGVRFVLPCANAARRAQVEQMLEGRDLPLTLLDGQSHRALAACDAVLIASGTATLEALLYKRPMVVAYRLAPLTYWILKRLVKSPYVSLPNLLAQRELVPELLQDAATSEALAQTLAPLVTDGAQQTERFDEIHRTLRRDASNQAADAVLALLKDR; the protein is encoded by the coding sequence ATGGCGCAGCTTTGCGTAGCCCTGGTCGCGGGTGAGGCCAGCGGCGATATTCTCGGTTCCGGCCTGATGCGCGCCCTCAAGGCGCGCCATCCCGATGTGCGTTTCATCGGTGTGGGTGGCCCATTGATGGAGGCCGAAGGCCTGCAGTCATACTTCCCCATGGAGCGCCTCGCGGTCATGGGGTTGGTTGAAGTGCTGGGTCGCCTGCGTGAGCTGCTCAAGCGACGCAAGGTACTGATCCAGACCCTGATCGATGAAAAACCCGATGTGTTCATCGGCATCGACGCCCCCGATTTCACCCTTAATATCGAACTGAAGCTGCGTCAGGCCGGGATCAAGACCGTACATTACGTCAGCCCGTCGGTCTGGGCGTGGCGGCAGAAGCGCGTGCTGAAGATCCGCGAAGGTTGCGACCTGATGCTCACGCTGCTGCCCTTCGAAGCACGTTTCTACGAAGAGCAGGGTGTGCCGGTGCGGTTTGTCGGCCACCCGTTGGCCGATACCATTCCGTTGACGGCAGACCGTCAGGCTGCGCGTAACGAACTGGGCCTGGCTGATGGGCCAGTAGTGGCGTTGATGCCGGGTAGCCGTGGTGGTGAGGTCGGGCGCCTGGGGGCGCTGTTCCTCGACGCCGCCCAGCGCCTGCGCGAACTGGTGCCTGGCGTGCGTTTCGTGTTGCCGTGTGCCAACGCAGCGCGTCGTGCCCAGGTCGAGCAGATGCTCGAAGGCCGCGATCTGCCGTTGACCTTGCTTGATGGCCAGTCGCACCGAGCCCTGGCCGCCTGCGACGCGGTACTGATCGCGTCCGGCACCGCCACGCTGGAGGCGCTGCTGTACAAGCGCCCGATGGTCGTGGCCTACCGCCTGGCACCATTGACCTACTGGATTCTCAAGCGCCTGGTGAAAAGCCCCTACGTGTCGTTGCCCAACCTGCTGGCCCAGCGTGAACTGGTGCCTGAGTTGCTGCAGGATGCCGCCACCAGCGAAGCCCTGGCACAGACCCTGGCGCCGTTGGTCACCGACGGCGCCCAGCAGACCGAACGCTTCGACGAGATTCACCGCACCCTGCGCCGCGACGCCTCCAACCAGGCGGCCGACGCGGTGCTGGCCTTGCTCAAGGACCGCTGA
- the lpxA gene encoding acyl-ACP--UDP-N-acetylglucosamine O-acyltransferase gives MSSIDPRAIIDPSAKLADGVEVGPWSIVGPGVEIGEGTVIGPHVVLKGPTRIGKHNRIYQFSSIGEDTPDLKYKGEPTRLVIGDHNVIREGVTIHRGTVQDRAETTLGDHNLIMAYAHIGHDSVIGNHCILVNNTALAGHVHVGDWAILSGFTLVHQYCHIGAHAFSGMGTAIGKDVPAFVTVFGSPAEARSMNFEGMRRRGFSDEVIHALRRSYKIVYRQGLTVEEAIKELDELAAKHEQVELFRQSIVNSARGITR, from the coding sequence ATGAGTTCGATTGATCCGCGGGCGATCATCGATCCGTCGGCCAAGCTGGCCGATGGTGTCGAGGTCGGCCCGTGGTCGATCGTCGGCCCTGGCGTCGAGATCGGCGAGGGCACCGTCATTGGCCCGCACGTGGTGCTCAAGGGCCCGACCCGGATTGGCAAGCACAACCGTATCTACCAATTTTCCTCGATTGGTGAAGACACCCCTGACCTCAAGTACAAGGGTGAGCCGACGCGCCTGGTGATTGGCGATCACAACGTGATCCGCGAAGGTGTGACCATCCACCGTGGTACGGTCCAGGACCGTGCGGAAACCACCCTGGGTGATCACAACCTGATCATGGCCTATGCCCACATCGGCCACGACAGCGTCATTGGCAACCACTGCATCCTGGTCAACAACACAGCGCTGGCCGGGCATGTGCACGTGGGCGACTGGGCGATCCTGTCCGGTTTCACCCTGGTGCATCAGTACTGCCACATCGGCGCCCACGCGTTTTCCGGCATGGGCACGGCGATCGGCAAGGACGTGCCAGCCTTCGTCACGGTATTCGGCAGCCCTGCCGAGGCCCGCAGCATGAACTTCGAAGGCATGCGCCGCCGTGGTTTCAGCGACGAGGTCATCCATGCCCTGCGTCGTTCCTACAAGATCGTCTACCGCCAGGGCCTGACCGTGGAAGAGGCGATCAAGGAACTGGACGAACTGGCTGCCAAGCACGAGCAGGTCGAGCTGTTCCGCCAGTCGATCGTGAATTCCGCCCGCGGCATTACCCGCTGA
- the fabZ gene encoding 3-hydroxyacyl-ACP dehydratase FabZ: protein MMDINEIREYLPHRYPFLLVDRVTDLDFEAQSIRAYKNVSINEPFFNGHFPAHPIMPGVLIIEAMAQAAGILGFKMLDAKPADGTLYYFVGSDKLRFRQPVLPGDQLVLEAKFLSRKSMIWKFECRALVDGKPVCSAEITCAERSL, encoded by the coding sequence ATGATGGACATCAACGAGATTCGCGAATACCTGCCTCACCGCTACCCGTTCCTGCTGGTAGATCGCGTGACGGATCTGGACTTCGAGGCCCAGAGCATTCGTGCCTACAAGAATGTCAGCATCAACGAGCCGTTCTTCAATGGCCATTTCCCGGCGCACCCGATCATGCCGGGCGTCCTGATCATCGAAGCCATGGCCCAGGCGGCTGGCATTCTCGGTTTCAAGATGCTCGATGCCAAGCCGGCCGATGGCACCCTGTACTACTTCGTCGGTTCCGACAAGCTGCGTTTCCGCCAGCCGGTACTGCCGGGCGACCAGCTGGTGCTGGAAGCCAAGTTCCTCAGCCGCAAGAGCATGATCTGGAAGTTCGAGTGCCGTGCCCTGGTTGACGGCAAGCCGGTGTGCTCGGCCGAGATCACCTGTGCGGAACGCTCCCTATGA
- the lpxD gene encoding UDP-3-O-(3-hydroxymyristoyl)glucosamine N-acyltransferase, with product MTVTMTLGQLAEALGATLKGPEALQITGLATLQEAGPGQLSFLANPQYRKYLDNCQAAAVLLKAADADGFAGNALIVADPYLAYARISHLFDPKPKAVAGIHPSAVVAEDAQVDASASVGPFAVIESGARIGANVSIGAHCFIGARCVVGEGGWLAPRVTLYHDVTIGKRVVIQSGAVIGGEGFGFANEKGIWRKIAQIGGVTLGDDVEIGVNTAVDRGALSDTRIGDGVKLDNQIQIAHNVQIGDHTAMAACVGISGSTRIGKHCMLAGGVGLVGHIDICDNVFVSGMTMVTRSITEPGSYSSGTAMQPLADWRKSAARIRQLDDMAKRLQQLEKRVDTVTSGGQPTSEG from the coding sequence ATGACCGTGACCATGACGCTCGGCCAGCTGGCCGAGGCCCTCGGGGCCACACTCAAAGGCCCTGAGGCGCTGCAGATCACCGGGTTGGCCACCTTGCAGGAGGCCGGCCCCGGTCAATTGAGCTTTCTCGCCAACCCGCAGTACCGCAAATACCTGGACAATTGCCAGGCCGCCGCGGTGCTGCTCAAGGCTGCGGACGCCGATGGCTTTGCCGGCAATGCCCTGATCGTGGCTGACCCGTACCTGGCTTATGCGCGCATCTCCCACCTGTTCGACCCCAAACCCAAGGCTGTGGCGGGTATTCATCCCAGCGCCGTGGTGGCAGAGGATGCTCAGGTGGATGCCAGCGCCAGTGTCGGGCCGTTTGCGGTCATCGAAAGCGGTGCGCGCATCGGCGCCAACGTCAGCATCGGTGCACATTGCTTCATCGGTGCTCGTTGCGTTGTCGGTGAAGGTGGTTGGCTGGCACCGCGGGTCACGCTGTATCACGACGTGACCATCGGCAAGCGTGTGGTCATACAGTCGGGCGCCGTGATCGGCGGTGAGGGCTTTGGCTTCGCCAACGAGAAGGGCATCTGGCGCAAGATCGCCCAGATTGGCGGCGTCACCCTTGGTGATGACGTGGAAATCGGCGTCAACACTGCCGTCGACCGTGGCGCGCTCTCCGATACCCGGATCGGCGACGGGGTCAAGCTCGACAACCAGATCCAGATCGCCCACAACGTGCAGATCGGCGATCACACGGCCATGGCCGCCTGTGTCGGGATCTCCGGCAGTACGCGCATCGGCAAGCATTGCATGCTGGCGGGTGGCGTGGGTCTGGTGGGGCATATCGATATCTGCGATAACGTATTCGTCTCCGGGATGACCATGGTGACCCGTTCGATCACCGAACCAGGCTCCTATTCATCCGGTACGGCCATGCAGCCGCTGGCTGACTGGCGCAAGAGCGCGGCGCGAATTCGCCAGCTCGATGACATGGCCAAGCGGCTCCAGCAGCTGGAAAAACGTGTCGATACCGTGACCTCAGGTGGCCAGCCGACATCAGAAGGCTGA
- a CDS encoding OmpH family outer membrane protein produces MRKLAQLAVVAAALVATPAFAEMKVAVLNYQMALLESDAAKKYAVDAEKKFGPQLTKLKSLESSAKGIQDRLIKGGDKMQQQERERLELEFKQKARDFQFQSKELNEAKAVADRDMLKQLKPKLDGAVEEVIKKGGYDLVLERGAVIDVKPQYDITRQVIERMNQAR; encoded by the coding sequence GTGCGTAAATTGGCTCAACTGGCCGTAGTGGCCGCGGCGCTGGTCGCCACCCCGGCTTTCGCCGAAATGAAGGTCGCCGTGCTGAACTATCAGATGGCCCTGCTCGAATCCGATGCCGCCAAGAAGTACGCGGTCGATGCCGAGAAGAAGTTCGGCCCGCAACTGACCAAGCTGAAAAGCCTGGAAAGCAGCGCCAAAGGCATCCAGGATCGCCTGATCAAGGGCGGCGACAAGATGCAGCAGCAGGAGCGTGAGCGCCTGGAGCTCGAATTCAAGCAGAAAGCCCGTGACTTCCAGTTCCAGTCCAAGGAGCTGAACGAGGCCAAGGCCGTTGCTGACCGCGACATGCTCAAGCAGCTCAAGCCGAAGCTGGACGGCGCTGTCGAGGAAGTGATCAAGAAGGGCGGTTACGACCTGGTTCTCGAGCGCGGCGCGGTCATCGATGTCAAACCTCAGTACGACATCACCCGCCAAGTCATCGAGCGCATGAACCAAGCGCGTTGA
- the bamA gene encoding outer membrane protein assembly factor BamA, protein MKRLLLTAVMSALMIAEVHAESFTISDIRVNGLQRVSAGSVFGALPLNVGDQADDRRLVDSTRSLFKTGFFQDIQLNRDGNVLIINVVERPSVSSIEIEGNKAISTEDLMKGLKQSGLAEGEIFQRATLEGVRNELQRQYVAQGRYSAEVDAEVVPQPRNRVALKIKINEGTVAAIQHINIVGNTVFSDEELQQLFELKTTNWLSFFKNDDKYAREKLSGDLERLRSYYLDRGYINMDIASTQVSITPDKKHVYITVNVNEGEKYTVRDVKLSGDLKVPEDQVKSLLLVQPGQVFSRKVMTTTSELITRRLGNEGYTFANVNGVPQPNDQDHTVDIMFVVDPGKRAYVNRINYRGNTKTEDEVLRREMRQMEGGWASTYLIDQSKTRLERLGFFKEVNVETPAVPGTDDQVDVNYSVEEQASGSITASVGFAQSAGLILGGSISQSNFLGTGNKVSIGLTRSEYQTRYNFGFVDPYFTADGVSLGYNAFYRSTDYDDLDVDVASYAVDSYGAGVSLGYPISETSRLTYGLSVQKDKIKTGRYTVDEIFDFLDKEGDNFTNFKASIGWSESTLNKGVLATRGHSQSLTLESTIPGSDLSFYKLDYRGQLFKPITNNYTLRLHTELGYGDGYGSTSGLPFYENYYAGGFNSVRGFKDSSLGPRSTPSTGKNGTEIDPDQDPLPFGGNVLVQGGVELLFPLPFVKDQRSLRTSVFWDVGNVFDTNCGSKPDCEKVGFSGMASSVGLGVTWITALGPLSFSLAMPVKKPDDADTQVFQFSLGQTF, encoded by the coding sequence ATGAAACGTCTGCTGCTAACTGCGGTCATGTCCGCACTGATGATCGCTGAAGTTCACGCCGAGTCCTTCACTATCTCCGATATTCGTGTCAACGGCCTGCAGCGGGTATCCGCTGGCAGCGTGTTCGGCGCCTTGCCGCTCAACGTTGGCGACCAGGCTGACGACCGTCGCCTGGTGGATTCCACCCGTTCGCTGTTCAAGACCGGCTTCTTCCAGGACATCCAGCTGAACCGTGATGGCAATGTCCTGATCATCAACGTGGTCGAGCGCCCGTCGGTGTCGAGCATCGAGATCGAAGGCAACAAGGCGATCAGCACCGAAGACCTGATGAAGGGCCTGAAGCAGTCGGGCCTGGCCGAAGGCGAGATCTTCCAGCGTGCCACCCTCGAAGGCGTGCGCAACGAGCTGCAGCGCCAGTACGTGGCCCAGGGCCGCTACTCGGCCGAGGTCGATGCCGAAGTGGTGCCGCAACCGCGCAACCGTGTGGCCCTGAAGATCAAGATCAACGAAGGCACGGTCGCCGCCATCCAGCACATCAACATCGTTGGCAACACCGTGTTCAGCGATGAAGAACTGCAGCAGTTGTTCGAGCTGAAGACCACCAACTGGCTGTCGTTCTTCAAGAATGACGACAAGTACGCCCGCGAAAAACTCTCCGGTGACCTGGAGCGCCTGCGTTCCTACTACCTGGACCGCGGCTACATCAACATGGACATCGCTTCCACCCAGGTGTCGATCACCCCGGACAAGAAGCACGTCTACATCACCGTCAACGTCAACGAAGGCGAGAAGTACACCGTTCGCGACGTGAAGCTGTCGGGCGACCTGAAGGTGCCGGAAGACCAGGTCAAGTCGCTGCTGCTGGTGCAGCCGGGCCAGGTGTTCTCGCGCAAGGTGATGACCACCACCTCAGAGCTGATCACCCGTCGCCTGGGCAACGAAGGTTATACCTTCGCCAACGTCAACGGCGTACCGCAGCCGAACGACCAGGACCACACCGTCGACATCATGTTCGTGGTCGACCCGGGCAAGCGTGCCTACGTCAACCGCATCAACTACCGCGGCAACACCAAGACTGAAGACGAAGTGCTGCGCCGCGAAATGCGCCAGATGGAAGGTGGCTGGGCTTCGACCTACCTGATCGACCAGTCCAAGACCCGCCTCGAGCGCCTGGGCTTCTTCAAGGAAGTCAACGTCGAGACCCCGGCGGTGCCAGGCACCGACGACCAGGTAGACGTCAACTACAGTGTCGAAGAGCAAGCCTCCGGTTCGATCACCGCCAGCGTCGGTTTCGCCCAGAGCGCGGGCCTGATCCTCGGCGGTTCGATCAGCCAGAGCAACTTCCTCGGTACCGGTAACAAGGTGTCCATCGGCTTGACCCGTTCGGAATACCAGACCCGTTACAACTTCGGCTTCGTTGATCCCTACTTCACTGCCGATGGCGTGAGCCTGGGCTACAACGCCTTCTACCGCAGCACCGACTACGACGACCTCGATGTCGACGTGGCCAGCTATGCGGTTGACAGCTACGGTGCTGGTGTCAGCCTGGGTTACCCGATCAGCGAAACTTCTCGCCTGACCTACGGTTTGAGCGTGCAGAAGGACAAGATCAAGACCGGTCGCTACACCGTTGACGAGATTTTCGACTTCCTCGATAAGGAAGGCGACAACTTCACCAACTTCAAAGCCTCGATTGGTTGGTCCGAATCGACGCTGAACAAAGGTGTACTGGCTACCCGTGGTCACTCCCAGAGCCTGACGCTCGAGAGCACCATTCCGGGCAGCGACCTGTCGTTCTACAAGCTCGACTACCGCGGCCAGCTGTTCAAGCCGATCACCAACAACTACACCCTGCGCCTGCACACCGAACTGGGCTATGGTGATGGCTACGGCAGCACTTCGGGCTTGCCGTTCTATGAAAACTACTACGCCGGTGGCTTCAACTCCGTGCGTGGCTTCAAAGACAGCAGCCTGGGCCCACGTAGTACGCCGAGTACAGGTAAGAACGGTACCGAGATCGACCCGGATCAGGATCCGCTGCCATTCGGTGGTAACGTGCTGGTGCAAGGTGGTGTCGAGTTGCTGTTCCCGCTGCCGTTCGTCAAGGACCAGCGTTCTCTGCGCACCTCCGTGTTCTGGGATGTGGGTAACGTGTTCGACACCAACTGTGGCAGCAAGCCGGATTGCGAAAAGGTCGGCTTCTCGGGCATGGCCAGTTCGGTTGGCCTGGGCGTGACCTGGATTACTGCTCTGGGCCCGTTGAGCTTCAGCCTGGCAATGCCGGTGAAGAAGCCGGACGATGCTGATACCCAGGTGTTCCAATTCTCTCTGGGCCAGACCTTCTAA